The Glycine soja cultivar W05 chromosome 9, ASM419377v2, whole genome shotgun sequence sequence AAAGTTTTATATCCAACAGCTTATTTTAAGACAAGTTTTAAACGCAGATTGGTAGTCAtctgaaaatgaaaatgtagCCGgatataaattattcaaaatatttagacAGATAATATAACAACACGAAAAATCATGCAATAATCTTTTAGTTTCTTCCattgatttgaattttgatgataTGCTGGCAGACATCCCCATCACAAAGCAGCCATATACTACGACAGACGAGGCCCAAATTTATATGAAAGCCTAACTACAACAAAAAGTCTTAAGAGGACTTCCAGTGGCTAttctaatatataaaataatctagAACTTATCCTTACCGGATCATTATATTGctgacaatttttaattttaggtaaACAAAGAATTCATTGAATAAGAATACAGCGAGACTAAGAACTTGAAACATTTATTAAAACACACCAATCACTCTGAAGACTTGCCAGAGACTACCCCTTAAAAAGGCCTTTGGCATAACACCACAAAAAATCTATGTGAACAACTCCGTCCTAAATGAAATCCAAAGGTGACACTTGACCATTGAAATTTCTTTCCAACCAAATACACCAAACACATGCTAATTGAGAACATCACCAAAGCCTTTTAGCATCTTTATTGGTGTCAAAACCTCTAAAATTAACACACAGGAATGTCTGGACATCCTTAGGACAAATCGAATCTTCGATAATATTGCTgacaaatttaaagagtaatCAATATCTGAGGCAACTCTGATGTTGGAGACAAGAACAAACTTTGCCAAACAAATACCAATTCATTCacaagttttatattatttttaacatgcAACTAGCTTATATTCAGTTGGGTCCTTGTTGCTACCCACTACGACTACAAACATCACTACAACAAGGGACCAACAGTTTTCTCCTAAATGTGTTGTTACCAAATATCAAGAGATGCATACTCATTCACTTTGAAATTTGAACTACAACCTTTCAATAATGATAGCAACACATAGCAACTAGAAGATACAAAGGAAGAAGGGAGAATACTCACCAGGATCTTTGTCCGTGGTCTTTCTTGCCCTTTTCTTGGATCCTTCATCCTACAACAATAGCAAATAACTCAGCATGCATCCTACTCCAACATGAAGCACTTATAACTAAGGAAGATTCTCATTCCCACTTGAAGGAAAAACAGATTCAGGAAATTAAGAAATTCAACCAGATCAATCTTTCTTTTTGAACCAGCAGGCTGTGACTTCTGGCCATAAGCTGaaaacatcaataatttttgttattcaatCTTCATAATCTTGCTTGTAATAATGTAAAAGAAACTAGAAAAAGTACAACCTTTTGATGATGGGGATTTCCTTGAACTTCTTGGAGTTGTCTGAAAAATATAACGATTTTTATAAGATAATCAATTTGATCAATGTTTAGCAATGCCAGGCAATACATACATGATTCAGATCCATTCGTGAAAGAAGGTAAAACCATTGTGAACCTAGGGTCCTCCAAATCATGCAGCAATACTTATAAAGATATAAATATTCACGAACCATTTATCTCAGGTTTAATCgaagagattttaaaaaaataatagcagTGTATGGtgtaaaagttattattttacatAATCACAGGCATTTCGTAACTGGTGTAGGCGTGTAGCTTTACAAAAAATTGGGTGGGACAGAATGGGAAGTTTACCCAAAGCAACATAAGTTGCAAATGCCTGTGGCTCAACTAAAGCTCTGAATTCAagcttcaaattttataatagatTCTTAAAAGCAGTATGACAATATCTATAAAACTATGCCAGACAGTGAACTAATGGGACCTTTCAAACCTTCTACCATGGACTTTATTAATTGGGGGTCTAACACATGCATACAAATATTATAACAAacaatgtaatatttttctttagagCTAGTAAGTGCCGGGTCTCATGCTAACAGTTTCAAAAGCTTACCTTTTCTTCCACTTTCTTGAATAATGTGGATATAGTAGCCTGAACAAGTGATCCACGATTACTGGACTTAACTTCAGTAGATGCACTGGCTGAAGCAGATTGAGACACTTCTTTACTTTTTGATCGAGAAGCAGACTCAGTATTTATCTTGGCAGGTTGATCTACTGGTGCATCATCCTCATCATCGAGGTCAAAAACTACAGTTTTTTTCTGTATCTGTGAATTAaggaagataaaatataaatttactgataatataaaatatataagatcaAGGAAGTTATCAATTCCACGTTGACAggtaatcaaaacaaaaattaaagtcGAACACAGCCATTCAATCAACTAATAAAGTATACGAGTCAGTTTGGTGTAACCTTATAAATGAGGCGAAAAATTCAGAGATGAGGTTTATATAAAAGAATTGTTTGAAAAAACCCATCTAGCATTTTACACCCACAATTTTTAAGGGATACCAAACTGACTATAAGGATATTTGAGCTATTATGATCATTTACAGCAGTATCAACTTCTACCACTTTCTCTTCATCATCAGAAAGCTCAGGGCTGTTTTCACCAGAATCATCACCGGAAGAAATTTCAGCAAATCTGGTCcaacaaaaaaactaaatgaATAGGACTTTCAGTCACAAAAgctacaatttttaattaagtcagACATTTCACTTTAAGttaaataactgaaaataaatGGTTCAACGAAAACAAAAACAGCAGAATTAAATTTTTAGCAACTAATGCTTTGTTACATATAActcaacaaacttttttaacCTAATGGCAGGAAAACAGGACGCATTAagtaaactaatataaatgaGGCTTATTAtacttgtatgatttttttgcAGTTCTTGTTGAATGTCGGACCGGAACCAATTCCTTTGTAtcttttaaattgatttcattGTCTGACAAATCATCTTCGGTGGGTGTCTTTGGTGACTCTTGCTCTACACGTTGAATGTTGGTTCTGGGAACACCTTGATTAACTACAGAAGCTGCACCTGCACCCGCACCCCCTTTAAAGTCATACTCAGCTTGGTGTCCCTGAAATAGAAGGACATTCCATGAGTAGATAACAAAAATGAACTTCATATTCTCTTTATgccaaaaaaaaaccaaaagttGCTTCTCATGACCAGGCAACTATTATGTTGTAAAAACTCCTAACCTCATACAATTCATTAGGAAATTCCAGCTTGGATTCTTCTGGGTTTTCATCTTTCCTCCCGATCCACCATGCATCCGAAAATACAATCTAGTAAAATCAAGATATTGCTGATAAGGAACATAGGTATCCATACCCAAAAGGTCCAATTCCAGAAGATACAAATTagtaaatgaagaagaaaaaaatgcagaacactACAAGAAGTAAAAAGAGGAAAGGGTAGATACATGTATGTTTCAAAGGAGAAATGAATCAGTAATGAACATTAACTATAATATCATAAACATAGGAATTAATGTTGCATTGTGTATGAAATGGAATCATAACGCCACTAACTCAAGTTTAGTTCTGTTGACTACTTTTCACCATATTCTGGAAAAACCAATGCATCATTCTATCCATCCTACATATTATAATTCACTTAGAGCCCTTGTCTTCCGATATGGATAATGTAACAAGAAAGAAGGTACACTAGCTATACCCATGTATGTATttactcaaaataaaattatgatatgaAAAGGCTGTGATAAGCCAGTAAGTATACACAAGGTATTTCTTTGACTAAGCATTTATGGGTCCCtttataattaaacattaaCCAACTTTGCTCTAATTCGTGTCTGAAAGGCAAACAAAAGTAAACAGGAAGGGTAAATAAACCAACCATGTTATCAAAATAATCCTCACACATTACACTCTTTCCACCTTTAGGGAACTGTAGAGTCAAGTATCTGTTCTTTGGATATACAATGGTCCCGAATAACTTCATTTGACCCTGAAAAGtgaaagtgaaagtgaaaaTGCATCTTGCCAGTTACCAATACACAACATACCACATCAAAAGTTTTAAAACTATTccaaaatttcaaaagaaaaacagtAGATATATTCAAGAAAACATTTCCTCTCTTGATTTCCACTCTCCTCCAACAAGTTGTCATTTATAACTATGCTGAATCAGACTTGTGAACTACAACAAGTCGAGCCACTTTAGCTGAGTCTGTTAGATCTGTTACACAGCCAATATGAAAGGCAAGGAACTAGGGTCAGGTAAGAACTTATGGATCAAGATGGCTACCCCCAAACGAAGGGACATGAGGTGAATCTTGGAGAGAATTCAGAGAGGATGGAGGGAAGGAGGGGGTGGGCAATTTGTATCCAAAGTCTACACTCTTCTCTCTAGCTTTTATCTGAATTCCTTCCTACTCTACTTATTACTTCTTTTCCTTAAATCATTGGGCATTCTTTGACCGGTAACTTTGGTCTGTTATTAGTCCTGGAATTATCTTGTTACAGTTCCAGAAAAAATTGGCAATCCCATTACAACTTTACTAAATTTTACTTTACAAGTTGTTCTTAACTTCTGCTTATGAGCTACCATTACACAAGTTTAGTCAACCACACAACAGCATACACCAAATCCACTCATGGCTGAACAACCAGTTTAGCACATACACCTGATGTACATGGATTCAGTATAAACTCCCTTCCTTAACATTTCCAAAAAGAAGCCATATGAAACTG is a genomic window containing:
- the LOC114368694 gene encoding DNA-binding protein RHL1-like isoform X2, with product MARGKAKKKEEGEDTDVANPETLERKRLKSLAISNKILSETPARSSVHLNPSSVVAKHHGKDIIKKSQRKSCRYLFSFPGLIAPIAGGKIGDLKDLGTKNPVLYLDFPQGQMKLFGTIVYPKNRYLTLQFPKGGKSVMCEDYFDNMIVFSDAWWIGRKDENPEESKLEFPNELYEGHQAEYDFKGGAGAGAASVVNQGVPRTNIQRVEQESPKTPTEDDLSDNEINLKDTKELVPVRHSTRTAKKSYKFAEISSGDDSGENSPELSDDEEKVVEVDTAIQKKTVVFDLDDEDDAPVDQPAKINTESASRSKSKEVSQSASASASTEVKSSNRGSLVQATISTLFKKVEEKTTPRSSRKSPSSKAYGQKSQPAGSKRKIDLDEGSKKRARKTTDKDPGKKIKAKSKEDDVEDGDDDGDDIEEFSNASEDANESDEDWTA
- the LOC114368694 gene encoding DNA-binding protein RHL1-like isoform X1 codes for the protein MARGKAKKKEEGEDTDVANPETLERKRLKSLAISNKILSETPARSSVHLNPSSVVAKHHGKDIIKKSQRKSCRYLFSFPGLIAPIAGGKIGDLKDLGTKNPVLYLDFPQGQMKLFGTIVYPKNRYLTLQFPKGGKSVMCEDYFDNMIVFSDAWWIGRKDENPEESKLEFPNELYEGHQAEYDFKGGAGAGAASVVNQGVPRTNIQRVEQESPKTPTEDDLSDNEINLKDTKELVPVRHSTRTAKKSYKFAEISSGDDSGENSPELSDDEEKVVEVDTAVNDHNSSKKKTVVFDLDDEDDAPVDQPAKINTESASRSKSKEVSQSASASASTEVKSSNRGSLVQATISTLFKKVEEKTTPRSSRKSPSSKAYGQKSQPAGSKRKIDLDEGSKKRARKTTDKDPGKKIKAKSKEDDVEDGDDDGDDIEEFSNASEDANESDEDWTA
- the LOC114368694 gene encoding DNA-binding protein RHL1-like isoform X3, producing MARGKAKKKEEGEDTDVANPETLERKRLKSLAISNKILSETPARSSVHLNPSSVVAKHHGKDIIKKSQRKSCRYLFSFPGLIAPIAGGKIGDLKDLGTKNPVLYLDFPQGQMKLFGTIVYPKNRYLTLQFPKGGKSVMCEDYFDNMIVFSDAWWIGRKDENPEESKLEFPNELYEGHQAEYDFKGGAGAGAASVVNQGVPRTNIQRVEQESPKTPTEDDLSDNEINLKDTKELVPVRHSTRTAKKSYKFAEISSGDDSGENSPELSDDEEKVIQKKTVVFDLDDEDDAPVDQPAKINTESASRSKSKEVSQSASASASTEVKSSNRGSLVQATISTLFKKVEEKTTPRSSRKSPSSKAYGQKSQPAGSKRKIDLDEGSKKRARKTTDKDPGKKIKAKSKEDDVEDGDDDGDDIEEFSNASEDANESDEDWTA